GCAATGTTAGGATTTTAAAACTGAAGGGGACCCCTAAGATCATCTAGTTCAGTACCCTGCACTCCAGCAACCtatccccaacccccaccccccctcccctccccgccccccgccccccgccccccgccccaatcACACTCATTTGATGGACAGGGACCCCAAGGATCCCTCTGTCAGATAATGTGGGAAGTTCTGCCAAATGGAAACAAATCTAGTAAAACCCAGAAAGTTATATGCATGTGGGAGCATCAGCGTGCACacaaatgtgtgcatgtgtgagtgcaaTCTCATTTGTGCATATGAGCATGTATGTGTGCAGGCATATGTGTcacgttgtgtgtgtgtgcaagtgagCCTGTGAGTTTGTATGCAGGCTCCATGCCTGGCTCCTGGACAGACCCTCTAATCTCAGTTCTGGATACCTCCCTTCTGATTAAGATCCAGCCAACCTAATTCACAAGATACAGCTCCTTGGTTTCAGTTACCTGCATGTCGTTGAGCTGCTCTCCACTCTGAAaccaaacagagaagaaaaagaggctcAGAGATCTGAGTCAGTAACTCTGGAACCTTGAGGGAGCCTCAAGATGCATGAAGGATGCCTGTAAACTGAATAATCTCATTTCCACCAAGATAACTTGTTTGGACCCAGACTAGCCTGGGTCCACCATGGCATCTTCCCAGGAATTTGGGATTGGGTAGGGAGGCTGGTGCCAGTGCGGGCTTATGCCAAAGCTGTGTGCAGGCGTAGGTGGTGCTGGTTAGTGGGATGACAGAGTATGTGAGCAAAGAGAACCAATACAGGCAATTGGGATGCCTTGAAGGATGGAAATAAAGCCTCCATTTCTGACTGGCTTAGTCCCCAGGAGGCCCAGCTGAGCTCAGCTCCTGTCCTAAGACATCCTCTGGACACCCTGACTTGCTGTCTTTCTTACTGGGAGCTATTCTGTGTGGCTTTCTGGTTTGTTTTATCTCCTCCTATATTACAGAAGAGAGCACCAAAGTCACAAAATGCAGAAGCAGTAGAAGATGTTTTCAGAGCTCCATAAATTTATAGCAGGGCCTTTCAACCCTGATTTTGCATCAGAATAACCAGTAAAACTTCACAAATCTAGAGCTTTTGCATACAATAACTCAAATCTATACAGATTTCAATCCTCCCTAAATTTAGCTGTAAATTCAAACCAACCCCAGCTAAAACTACTTTTGGATGTTTTGGGGAACTTCATAAATTTaccctaaaatttatattttaaaaaggtctgtgaactttaaaaaggaaggggaaatggaGAAGAACTTGTACTTTCAGGTACTTTAAAAGCCAAGGTAATAGGTGACCAAGAGGCAGACCCATCAAGACATGGCAACTGAATATGCACTAAAGGTGATGTCCACATCAATGGGTAAGTCACAAATATGTGTAGTAAGTGGCACTGGGAAAGCTAACTCTTTATATGAGAAAAATTACTGGATTCTTGTCTAACACCACATAAAAAAGGTGAATTTTAGATGGATAAGAAAACTTACACATAACATATAAAGTgagtagaagaaaatgtaggcGACTAGATTTGTGACCTAAATCTGAAGAAGATCTTCAACAAAAGTTCAAAGACACAAACCATAAAGTAAAAGTGCGATAAATTATATTTCATCAGAACTAATTCTTTTCAATAAGGGGCACCATTGGACAAAGCTAATAGcagatgacagaagataagaagGAATCCACAATGTGTAATAACAATGAGAGATTActatcatatatattatacaataataataataatattgcatGAAGGATGCCTGCAAGCCAAAAGGCTCCATTCCCCAGCACTGACACCAGCCCTGTCCTGTGAATCAACAAGAAAAAGATAGCAACAACATATGGAAAATAGGCAAAGGACATGAACTGGCaattttcagaagaggaaacccAAAAGCCAGCTAGCATGTAAAGAGATGCTCAGATTTCTTAGTGCTCAGATGACTGCAAACCCAAAGAATAATTAGTTATCTCCATTGACTGGCAAGCTTAGAAAGCTGGCTCACACGAGATGTGGGCTCATGGAGCTTCCATGCACTGCTGGCATGGGATGATGGTGCTACTTTCAGGAATCCCTCTCTATACCACTTAGTGAGACATCCCTAGTGGGCCATCACTTCTCCCTTTAGAGAAATCTCCACACAGGGCCAGAAGACAATTTATTCAGCACTAGTGGTCTGTAGTGATATGGAGCTAGAAGAAGGCTGGATGTCTACTCCAGGAGGGTGGCTGGCTCAAATGGAGTGCTCTGCAGTGAGGAGATACAGACTAGATTTACATGTGGCAGCAGGGATGGATATTAAAGCACAGTGATGAGTGAGAAAAGCAAGGAACAGCATGAGACCGTAAATATCTTTACAGTAACTACAGTGTATGCGCACAAAACAGAAATGCCTCCTCTTGCAagaatacatacaaaataaagaTGCACATTAGTGGTTGCTTTACTGGGGAAATGGAAAAAGGTACAGGGACAAATATTTACATGTAAGGTAACATGCCCATTCCAGAACCACAGGTAAGAGTCTTTGAGGGCAGGCACCAGGAatctaggtgattctgatgtgcaaCCAGGATTGGCACCAATGATTTACTGTATGCTTACACCTCAggacaatgtaaaaataaatataaaagtcaaAGTCAAATATAACCTATACCGAGTGACAAAGATTAATACATGTGTGTAGCAATGGAATAAATCAGAATGAAGCATAGTTGGTTAGAGCAGGTGACTAGGATGCTGAGACATAAAGTGGACAGTGGGAGAAACATAGGCTTCACTCACCAGCCTGGCCTTCAGCCCTTCTCCAGTCTGAAGTAGCCAAGGAAAAGCAGAATTAGAACAAAGTCCCTTCAGCCTCCTTGTTCACACATTAAATTTTGCACCCACCCCTGCTccactccccttctcctgccacccaCACAGCCAGCAGGGTTCCAATCTGGCCATCATACCTGCTTGGGAGATCAGAAGAACATTCACAGATAACCAGATGCTACAAGGTAGACAAGAAGAAATAGTTCTGGGCGGGGGAGAGTCACTTACCCAGCTCTACCTGAAGCTTCCCTGTAAGCAGAACCCACAGAGAAAATATCAGCCTTTGGATGAGTGAAACCATCTTTGCGAGGCAGTTAGGTCACTGAGACAAGGTTTCATAGTCTTAAACTACTACTCATTCCAATCATGCTTTAGGTGCTGCATCACTCATCTGCAAGATTCTTACTCCTCATCCTATTCTTTGCTCTATGGCAGAAATCTGCACAGGGCTGGGAAGGGAAAACTTTTGCCCTGAAACTGCAAGCTTTTCCTAGGCAGGAAGACTTGTGTAAGTCCAGGCACTGGGCACCTCCTACATGAACCTCAAGGTCACTTACTggttacattatttaaaaaactggGTGGATATCACACTCAATTATTTCCCCTGGCCAGATACCAAGACTCTGATATTTTGCCACCAGAAATGAGTTCTCTACTCTGTGCCATCTTTTAAAAGTTAAGACTAGGAAAGGCAATAATATATACTAATTGAGACCATGGTGTTATTGACTTATCatgatgttttgttgttgtttggttaattgccttttgtttgttttcccctgcATGACTAGATAGACTGCAAGACAAGCTTCTACTTCACTATTTTGTCTGGTGTTTTTCTGGGGCAGACAAAGTGGTTCTCAAGGTCTTCCCTACCCATTGTGACCTTCTCCTCCATCCCCTCATCCTTTGAATCcactctttcctcctcccccaacATGGTTTCAAGGTGCTGAGTCCCCCTGGGGAGAAAAGTGGATTTGATAAATTACTTTCACTTTGGTAAATTACAGATGCCTTCTTTCTCGGtgacatttgctttaaaaagagaAGGCTATCCTAGGAAGATGAACCAGAAGGAGACCTTTAACTGTGGAACTGTAACTGAATCATATAATTTGCAGGAGAGGGCCTGGCAAAATCTATCCAGAAAATCTTAAGTCATACTTCCTTGGCAGGTGTGCACACATCCATTTGGGAGGGGAAAGGCAGGATGTGCAGAGGGCTGGATGTAGAATTAGATCACTGTGATTCAGTGCTCTCCAAAGGGGGCCTAAAATCACTGAACCCCTGCTTCTGCCATGGGTTACCccccccagcccagggccagcACAATGGGCATGGCACCCAGAACTTACCCAGCTCCACTGTgagtttccctggagaaagaaacaaagaatagagAAAAATTGCCATTCATCACTGAGGGCTTGCTTCTCCAAAGTGCACAGACTTGGAACCCACATGCTCTGGAGAGTCAGTTTGGGCTGAACACGGGGGAGGAACAGGCTCCAAGGCAAGATAAGTGAAAATAAACCTGTGCCTCAATCCTTCTCTGccctctcccaaactcccctaaCCCCCTGTGACCTACTTTTCTTCTTGACTCAGTGCCCCCACTTCTGTTAGTCAGAGATGTGGGTGAAAAGCTCGTCTTTCCTCCTGCTtacctttgtctttctctatctgcttCTTCAGCTtttctgaaaggaagaaaaaaggggagTAGAGGTCAGTGCGTGTGCTCCTCTGCCTGTTTTCCGAGTCCCATTCCAGCCCGGCCTCTGGGCACGATGGCCCCTCAGCAGTGGCCTTCCCTGCCCCACCACCATGGCCACCTCCACCACTTTTCTCCTGGGTAAAGCCAGTTCCAGGAGGGCAGCCCCCTGACTGCCTGGTACCTTGGGACTTCCGTTGCTTCCGAAAGAAGTACAGCACCAGCATCATGAGGAAAGCCAGAAGGAGCAGCAGGCCCACCAGAGTCCCAAGGAAAGCTCTCTTCCAGGGAGAGGTTCCGGGTAAAAACACATCTGGAAAACACTCCACTCATCACTAAATCCTAAGTGAGAAGACTGGTCCGGACACCGTGTGCCCGAAAATCTTTCTAGCGACTGGTTGGCACTTCCTGGGCCCTAccaagtgtgtgtgcgtgcttagtcacttcagtcatgtgttcaactctttgcaaccccatcaactgtaacccaccaggctcctctgtccatgggattctcaaggcaagaatactggagtgggttgccatgccctcctccgggggatcttcatatccagcgattgaacccacatttcatgtgtctcctgcatggcaggcagatcttttcccactgagccacctgggaatcacgCGCCCCACCCCagccatctgtaaaatgggcatgagaGCCATTACATGGTGCTCAGGAGAGGCAGCATCTGAGGAAGAGTGGGAACTTGAACTTGCTCAGCACAGAGGGGAAAAGACTGCAAACTGAGGGATCTAAAAGGAAGGAGCTGATGGGCTCTGCCCAGTCCTTCATCTTAGAACTTATGTGACCAAAGCCCTGACCTCCCTCTACTTCTTCTCACTCTTGCTTTACATCTAAGAACATTAGAAATCAAGGTGTTGATATCTTAAACCCAGTGAATAATTGCTACCTATTGCtctgacaaactgtggaaaattcttaaagagatgagaataccagaccacctgacctgcctcttgagaaatctgtgtgcaggtcaagaagcaacagttagaactggacatgaaaaaaaaaaaaaaaaaaaagaactggacatggaacaacacactggttccaaattgggaaaggagtatgtcaaagctgtatattgtcaccctgcttatttaacttatatgcagagtacatcatgcaaaatgctgggttggatgaagcagaagctggaatcaagattgctgggagaaatatcaataaccttagatatgcagatgacaccatccttatggcagaaagcgaagaggaactgaagagcctcttgatgaaagtgaaagaagagagtgaaaaagttggcttaaaactcaacatttcagaaaactaagatcatggcatccagtcccatcactttatgggaaatggatggggaaacaatggaaacagtgacagactttataattttggactccaaaatcactgcagatgatgacttcagccatgaaattaaaagatgcttgctccttggaaggaaagttatgaccaacctagacagcatattaaaaaacagagacattacttcgccaataaaggtccatctagtcagagctatggtttttccagtagtcatgtatgaatgtgagagttggactatgaagaaagctgagtgctgaagaattgatgcttttgaactgtggtgttggagaagactcttgagagtcccttgaactgcaaggagatccaatcagtccatcctaagggaaatcagtcctgaatattcactggaaggactgatgctgacgttgaaactccaatactttggccatctgatgcaaagaactgactcatttgaaaagaccctgatgctgggaaagattgaagggagcagaaggggacaacagaggatgatattgttggaaggcatcaccgacttggtggacatgagtctgagtaagctctgggagttggtgatgcacagggaagcctggcatactacagtccatggggtcgcaaagagtcggacacgactgagtgattaaactgaactgaactgattgctctGACGAATCCATGTGTCATCTTGCCCTTCATGAAAGCACCTGTCTTCTACTTCTTATCACacctttgcaagaaatgttagcAAAGCCATGTAGGGCTGACTGACAGTTCCCCTCTTCCCACTCCAGGAGTCCTAAGGAGGATCTGCCCAGAAGCAGAGTGTGCTGCAGAGCTTACAGAGACAGTggccagacagtaaagaaatacATGCAAAACAGAGCAATTCTCTAGAAACTCTTGTTGAAATTTAACAGAATAATTTTATGTCTGTTGAAGATAATGAAATTGGTGCTTTTATCTCAATggtctttcattttttcttttttattgcagtaaaataaacataacataaaatttactatcttaaccattttaagtttatagttcagtggcattaagtacattaacACTggaaattctctggcagtccactgagttcaatccctggttgaggaactcagatcctgcaagccatgtggtgtggccaaaaaaacaaaaaataaaaaggtacacCAACATAGTTGTGCCACCAACACCAGCAGAACTTTTTTTAATTGTCCCAAACTGAGAGTCTGTaaccattaaacactaactccccaatcttcccaccccagccaCTAATAACTTCTATTCTGCTTTTCCTCTCTATGAATTGACGATGCTGGGTacctcatataaatagaatcatacaatatttgtccctttgtgtttgtttttattttacttaacataatgtgttgttttggttggtttttaattttcttttttttagcagtGCATTTTTATTATCTTGGTAAAAGTATTGAGCCACAAAGGACTGGTCCTTCACCACAGATGGTTTTTGAAGCACTGACCTAGGAGGTAAAGAGCTCAGAGTCCTATGCCTTGATGACCTTTGATCTCCATCTGGCTCTCTGTTCCAGCCTTTCCTGCGTCTTTCCAGCTCCTCCAATAGCTATACACGTTTccaccccaggacctttgcacttgctgttccctctaccTAAATGGTCTCCTTGCAGAAATCCATGTGACCAACACCCTTTGTCAAGgttaaacacaaatttaaaaatttgtgcaAAAAAGTGAGCAAGATTCCCGTTCTTCTCTTAGACTGTTTCCtttagaaaatttataaattctttctctatcccttcaagtgcttcccaggtgacactagtggcaaagaactcaaCTGctaacactctctgacataaatcacagcaagatcctctatgacccatctcccagagtaatggaaataaaaacaaaaataaacaaacgggacctaattaaacctaaaagcgtttgcacaaagaaggaaactataagcaaggtgaaaagacagccctaagaatgagagaaaataatagcaaatgaaataactgacaaagaattaatctccaaactatacaagcagctcatgcatctcaataccagaaaaacgaacaacccaatcaaaaagtgggcaaaagacctaacagacatttctccaaagaagacataccaatagctaataaacacatgaaaagatactcaacatcactcattgttagagaaatccaaatcaaaaccacagtgaggtatcatctcacaccagtcagaatggccatcatcaaaaagtctacaaacaatatatgctggagagggtgtggagaaaagggaaccctcttgcactgttggtgggaatgcaaactggtacagtcactatggagaacagtgtgagaattccttaaaaaaaatgggaatataactgccatatgacccagcaatcccactactgggcatggTGGAAACCAGAGGaaacctgaggaaaccagaattgaaagagacacacataCCCTGCACACATtcactgcaacactgtttacaatagctaggacatggaagcaacctagatgtccatcagtagatgaatgcacaaagaagttgtggtacatatacacaatgaaatattactcagctataaaacgAATGCATTTGAGTCGGTTCTAATTGAGGTGgctgaacctggagcctattatacagagtgaagtcaaaaaaaaccaaatactgtatattaatgcatatatatggaatttacaaagatggtacTGGTGATCCtatatgcaggagacacagatgtaaagaacaaacttttggactcagtgggagaaggtgagggcgggatttgagagaatagcactgaaacatgtacattaccatatgtaaaatagatgaccagtgcaagtttgatgcatgaagcagggcacccaaagctggtgctctgggacaaccagagggatagggtgggagggaggtgggcgcagaatgggggggacacatgtatacctgtggctgattcatgctgatgtgtggcaaaaacatcacaatattgtaaagtgattatcctccaattaaaataaattaattaatttaaaaaaaaaaactggttaaaaaaaaagaacctgactgccagtgcaggagatgcaagagacctgcgttcagtccctgggtcgggaagatcacctggaggaggaaatggcaacacactccagtattcttgcttggaaaatcccatggacagaggagcccagcagactacagttcatggggtcaaaaggaatcggacacgactgaagtgacttagcactcacattCCTTCAAgatgtatataaatctttctgAAAGTTATATAAGGACCTTCAAGGTCTACAATCCAGGAATGATTTTCTTAAGGAGCTCAGAGCCATCTCTTTGAAGTGGAAACATCAAGAAGAAAGCACTCCTATCTCCAGGCCTCCTGGGAGCTTCACTTAGGCACCTGGCTCCAAGTTGTAGCTACATGCTTGTCATCAAGATAAGAGATATCTTTCTCCTTTGCAATAAAAGCAATTAGCTCACACAGATGTTACCAGTTACCCAATTACCAGGTGAATTTTGGATGAACTATGtgtcacacacatatatatccctATGAACATTAAATCCATCAGTGGGGGCCTCATAATAAAACTTTGATGCTAGATAATGGCCTCACTTTCAACTCATTGCCTAACGGTCTTCTTTCCTGATTCACCACTTTAAAACCCATGTATGTATACACAACCCACCATACTTAGCCCTCTTCCCTGCCTCATGTTTCTCTGTATCACCTAACACCTCTGAACATGTGCTATAATTTACTCTTTTGTGTATCTGTTTCCCCCATGGGATGTGCACCTGAGGGCAGGGGTTTGGGGAATATtgtgagtgctcaataaatattgtttgaGGGATAAAATTAGGAACATGTGGGTTCTTATGATGCTCTCTAATAATATTGGCTTTCTGGAACCTCCCCCAATTACTGTACTCTTAGTAGGTTTTAAATATTATGGCTTCAGTTGTCAAGTTCAGCCTGCCCTGTACACAACCAAGCTCCAGAGCCCTTCTGTCCTAATAGATGGTTTTGGAGATAAtggcctggaggaggacaaggcaacccactccagtatacttgcctggagaatcccatggacagaagagcgtggcaggctatagtccaaggggttgtaaagagtcaaacgcgattgaagtgactgagcacacacacacatagggatAATGGACATGGAGAACTTGAAGACTAAGAAGATGAGGGTGAGCTGGCACCCACTGACCTgctatgtggatcacaaactcTTTCTTTTGGCCTAGGAGTTGGTTCTGGATGGAGCAGGACACGTTGCTGTGGGCCCCCTCTTGGACGACCACAGATGTTTCCAGACTGAACAGGCCTTGGACATCCTCAGTGATGTTTTCAGTCTCCGGGGGCAGGCATCGTCCCTGATGGTCTCTCCACTGAGCCTGTGGCTTGGGGTACCAACCACTGGAGTGGCACCTTAGCTGAATGCCTCCCTCCTTGAAGCCCTCAATGGCGATATGAGGGTCTGAGCCCAGTcctgggagaggcaggaagagtAGGAAAGATCAGGCTCCTTCCCAGATGTACATGAAGTTCATCACCATTCACCATTTGCAGTCACCATAAGGCATGGTGACTGTGACCACTCAACACATGTGGGCTTGCAGTCCACCATGGACTATAAATGACAGGCTAAACTGTAGATGGCATGTGGGGACAGCACTACCTCTGAAGGGCATCTTAAAATAGGGAAAGGCTGCTGGTATTTAGCCATATAATGCAAAGGACCGTACCCCTAGGTTGAAGAGTAATCCCATCCCAAATTTCAAGAGATTGTCTTCTCTATCTCTTGAATCCTGCCAGAACTAAAGTATCTTTGTTAtgcatacttttttaaaatctctctacCCAAGTAAACTAgctttatattttgaatatgcAAAATATTAATATGGTTTAAACATCAATGCTATAAGAAACGAGTAGGTCAAAAAAGCCCCAGGCCTTTCTCCATCCTTTGTATCTCATTGCTCCCTCTCCTTTAAGTAACCAGTTTCATTAGCTTCCTATGTTTCTTTTGTGATatgtttctcctcctttcttacacaaaaattaatatgCTATAGAGCTTCTTTTGcatcttgcttttttctcttaaaaacacCCTAGAAATCACTCCATATCAGCTTAGCGCTCatcctcattttctctctctctctctctctttttttttaggcTACATAGCTTCATATAGACCTTACTCAGCACCTATGCTTGGACATTTAGGGAGTTTCCCATCAACCCTAactacttgttggaaggactgaagctgaagctgaagctccaatactttggccacctgatgcaaggagccgactcattggaaaagaccctgatgctgggaaagactgaaggcaggaggagaagggggtggtacAGGATGAGTTGGTTATGTGACATCaatgaatcaatggacatgaatttgaggaagacagaggagcctgatgtgctgtaggcCACGTGATCACAAAAACTTGGACATGActttagggactgaacagcagAAACACCGCTATACAATGTAAATTTAtacaaatgcttttctttcttattggaGTTGGGGGAGGTATATCTCTAGGGTCAACTcccagaggtggaattgctgTTCAAAGGCAGACACAAAGGAAGTCCTGTTAGCTATTGCCAAATCCCCCCTACCCTGGAGCTCGGGACTTTGAATTCCATCAGCACAGTAAGAAGGGGCCTGCTTCCTCCATCAAGAGTGGGTAGTCCAACTATTGAATGTTTGTCAGTCTGATAGGGAAAAATTACCTctctgtagttttaatttgccttttcctCACTGTGAGTAAAATAattgtcttttcctttgtttaaggGCCATTATGTGTGCATTTGGTGGGGTTCATTTCCTAATGAATctttcttaatattcttttttttttttaattagagaaaatttccctttctctgtgcTTTTCAATCTATCTTCTCTTGAGCTCTCTCCAAATGGATCCTTCTCCCCTCTGTGTTGGGGATTGACCGGGTCACGCACCTGCTACCTCCAGCTCCCAGGTCGCTTCCCCAGTGAAGTCGCTGGAGTGGAAGCGGCACCCATACAGACCCTCGTCGGCGGGGACCACGCCATGGAGCCGCAGAGTCACGCTGCCATCTGCGATGTCCTCCGTGATGAGTTGGGTCCTGTTCTGGAACTGCTTCATCTGCCAGCCATAGACCTCCTGATGCTCCCGGTACAAGTGCACCACGTTGGAGGCCTGGCTCCGGAACCAGAGGATCTCCATGTGCTCAGCGTCTCGATATGGTGACAGGTGGCAGGAGAATTCCACTTCTTCCCCGACGTGTGCCAGAATGGGTTCCTCATGGCCTACCACCCTGATCTCCTCTAGGACAAGATCCCAGACAGTGGCCCAGATTAACATAGTGTACATAtgttttgtggtgttttttttttttttttttggccaacaGTTCCATGTAATTTAATACctcaaaaatatgtttatttgttttctgcaGCTCAGAAATCCACAGTGAACTATTCAAATGACAAAGGTGAAACACTCTACAGGACAACCAATCCTGTTTCTTGAACAAGTAATTGTCATGAAATAGTTGGATATGCCACATTAAAAACTACACAAAACACATTACAACCAGATAAAAATGTGTGGTGGGCTACTGGTAGCTGGTTTGAATCAACCAGCTGCCAATATTATTCAGGGGATGGTTGTCTCAATATGGCCAGGGCATTAAATTAAATGGAAtctttggcagaaaaaaaaatgtacattatcCTCTTATGTGAATAAAAATTGATGTGTTGGCATAAATGTGCAgaataaaaaatctgaaagaagaaaGACCAAATTATTGATGGTGATCATTTCTGCATGGTGCGAAtagatgttttcttatttttgctttgtctgattttctaatattttataatgtacaCACACAGCTTCTATAataacaaagaatattaaaataattgatgGGGGGTGCTTCTTGCCTCATGGGTTTTCCTATCTAAGATCAAATCCTGCTGTCGAGATTTTTATTTATCTGGATCTTTCATTTGATTGTCCTCTGCAGTGATGTCTCCACATGGC
This genomic window from Cervus canadensis isolate Bull #8, Minnesota chromosome 4, ASM1932006v1, whole genome shotgun sequence contains:
- the BTNL9 gene encoding butyrophilin-like protein 9, yielding MDFSVCLNSYQRGRLPSSLFFLTHLLLLPQPRAMHSEEIRVVGHEEPILAHVGEEVEFSCHLSPYRDAEHMEILWFRSQASNVVHLYREHQEVYGWQMKQFQNRTQLITEDIADGSVTLRLHGVVPADEGLYGCRFHSSDFTGEATWELEVAGLGSDPHIAIEGFKEGGIQLRCHSSGWYPKPQAQWRDHQGRCLPPETENITEDVQGLFSLETSVVVQEGAHSNVSCSIQNQLLGQKKEFVIHIADVFLPGTSPWKRAFLGTLVGLLLLLAFLMMLVLYFFRKQRKSQEKLKKQIEKDKGKLTVELGKLQVELDWRRAEGQAEWRAAQRHAVDVTLDPGSAHPSLEVSEDGKSVSSRRMAPGSAVADPQWFSEQTCVLSRERFSTGRHYWEVHVGRRSRWFLGVCLAAVPSAGHARMSPATGYWVMGLWNSCEYFVLDQHRLPLSLRVPPRCVGIFLDVEAGKLSFFNVSDGSHIFTFTDTFSGMLCAYFRPRAHDGSEHPDPLTICPLPVGEKRVLEEEDSDAWFQPSESSNPALGLW